Proteins from one Panicum virgatum strain AP13 chromosome 7K, P.virgatum_v5, whole genome shotgun sequence genomic window:
- the LOC120641814 gene encoding BAG family molecular chaperone regulator 1-like — translation MASVMHRSSSDGGSSSGWSDAAAAVAAAAVAAAAEERAGWEVRPSGMVVQAREDGAPPRPPPPEIRVRVKYGGARHEVPVSPIATFGQLKKLLASRTGLQPADQQLTYKGRARGNTEYLDACGVKNKSKLVLAEDPASLERRYIERQKNAKMESANRASGAIALEVDKLADQVTSIDKSISRGNKVAEVQITTLIELLMRHAVKLESIPAVGDSSSQRNIQAKRVQKCVETLDVLKVSNARLQAVVVTTKWETFEAPATTQWELFD, via the exons ATGGCGTCGGTGATGCACCGGTCGAGCTCGGACGGCGGGTCGAGCAGCGGGTGgtcggacgcggcggcggcggtcgcggcggcggcggtcgcggcggccgcggaggagcgGGCCGGCTGGGAGGTGCGCCCGAGCGGGATGGTCGTGCAGGCGCGGGAGGACggcgcgccgccgaggccgccgccgccggagatcaGGGTGCGCGTCAAGTACGGCGGCGCGCGACACGAGGTCCCCGTCTCCCCCATTGCCACGTTCG GGCAGCTGAAGAAGCTTCTCGCGTCGAGGACGGGGTTGCAGCCGGCGGACCAGCAGCTGACCTACAAGGGCCGTGCGCGGGGCAACACGGAGTACCTGGACGCGTGCGGCGTGAAGAACAAGTCGAAGCTGGTGCTGGCCGAGGACCCCGCCAGCCTTGAGCGCCGGTACATCGAGCGCCAGAAGAACGCCAAGATGGAGAGCGCCAACCGCGCCAGCGGCGCCATCGCGCTCGAGGTCGACAAGCTCGCCGATCAG GTAACCAGCATCGACAAATCGATCTCCAGAGGGAACAAGGTGGCCGAGGTGCAGATCACGACGCTGATCGAGCTGCTGATGCGGCACGCGGTGAAGCTGGAGAGCATACCTGCAGTCGGGGACTCATCTTCGCAGAGGAACATTCAG GCGAAGCGGGTGCAGAAGTGCGTGGAGACACTGGACGTGCTCAAGGTCTCCAACGCGCGGCTGCAGGCCGTCGTGGTGACGACGAAATGGGAGACGTTCGAGGCGCCGGCCACCACGCAGTGGGAGCTCTTCGACTGA
- the LOC120641811 gene encoding uncharacterized protein LOC120641811, whose amino-acid sequence MASTRPLLVALCVLALFAVRSESHGLEDFTGGSAEATPAMQTFFKPEAAALPEALDGSMPAASSMAAKPEASAIPTTTATGAAATTGAAATTAAPAPARRSVSVAAGVACGVAAVAVVGIAAAVAYVVRGRRGARRGTEVQLGSSP is encoded by the coding sequence ATGGCGTCCACGAGGCCGCTGCTCGTCGCGCTCTGCGTGCTGGCGCTGTTCGCCGTGAGGTCCGAGTCCCACGGCCTGGAGGACTTCACCGGCGGGAGCGCCGAGGCGACGCCGGCGATGCAGACCTTCTTCAAGCCCGAGGCCGCGGCGCTCCCGGAGGCCCTGGACGGCTCCATGCCCGCGGCCAGCAGCATGGCCGCCAAGCCGGAGGCCTCGGCGATCCCGACCACCACCGCGACGGGCGCGGCCGCaaccaccggcgccgccgccactaccGCGGCGCCCGCCCCGGCGCGCAGGTCCGTGTCCGTGGCCGCTGGCGTGGCCTGCGGCGTCGCGGCCGTGGCCGTGGTCGGCATCGCGGCCGCCGTGGCGTACGTGgtgcgcggccggcgcggcgcgcggcgcggcacggAGGTCCAGCTCGGCTCCTCCCCGTGA